In Micromonospora inyonensis, the genomic window AGTTCGACGTCACCATCCCCAAGGGGCGGCTCTGGGTGATGGGTGACCACCGGGCAGCCTCCGGCGACTCGCTGGAACACTGGGAACGGCTCCAGGACGTCGAGCGGGCCACCATCCCCGTCGACGACGTGGTGGGGCGGGCCTTCACCGTCTTCTGGCCGGTGAGCCGGGCCACCTGGCTGTCGGTGCCGAGCGGCTTCGAGGACATCCCGAACCCCTGACGTCCGTCGTGTCGCGTCCCGGTCGCCCTGGGCGGGCCCCAGGGTGGCCGCGCCGGCCCGGGGCCGGTCTGGCAGGCTGGAGAGGTGACTGCCCCCACCCCCCGGCGCGCGGCGCGTGTCCTGCTGGTCGACGCGGCCGGGCGGGTCCTGCTGTTCCACGCCACCGACCCGGGCCGGCCCGACTTCCGGTACTGGTTCACGCCGGGCGGCGGCCTGGACCCCGGCGAGGAGCCCGCCACCGGCGCGGCCCGGGAACTGGCCGAGGAGACCGGGCTCCGGTTGGCCCCCGCCGACCTGGGGCCGCCGGTCTGGCAGGAGACGGTCGAGTTCCCGTTCGACGGGGTGTGGTACCGCCAGGAGCAGGAGTTCTTCCTGGTGCGCGTGCCCACCTGGGAGGTGGACACCACGGGCTTCGACGACATCGAGCGGGCCAGCGTCACCGGGCACCGCTGGTGGCGACGGGACGAACTGGCGGCCACCACCGAGCGGTACTACCCGGTGGACCTGCCAGCGGTGCTGACCCGGGTGCTGGGAGGTGAGGCGGGGTGCTGACGCCACCACGTACCGTCGTCCGCCGCGACGCCGGGCTCTACGCCCTCGAACGGGCGCTGCAACGCCGGGGCTTCCGGCACGTCGCGGGCGCGGACGAGGCCGGCCGGGGGGCCTGCGCCGGACCGCTGGTGGCCGCCGCGGCGCTGCTGCCCGAGGGCCGGCGGGGCGAGATCGACGGGTTGGCCGACTCGAAGCTGCTCACCCCGGCCAGCCGGGAACGGGTGTACGAGGAGGTGGTCGCCCGGGCCCTGGCGTACGCGGTGGTGGTGATCCCGGCGGACGAGGTCGACGCGCGGGGCCTGCACGTGTGCAACCTGGCCGCGATGCGCCGCGCGCTCGCCTCGCTCACCACCCGGCCGGAGTACGTGCTGACCGACGGTTTCCCCGTCGACGGTCTGGAGGTGCCGGGGCTGGCGGTCTGGAAGGGCGACCGGGTCGCGGCGTGCGTCGCGGCGGCGAGCGTGCTCGCCAAGGTCACCCGGGACCGGCTCATGGTGGAGTTGGACGGCCGGTACCCGGGGTACGGGTTCGCCGAACACAAGGGGTACATCACCGCGGAGCACACCGCCGCGCTGCGGGAGCACGGGCCGTGCGCGGAGCACCGATTCTCGTACGTCAACGTGGCGGCGGTGTCGGGCCGGGACGGGCGTCCGCCCCGCTCCCGACGACCCGTCGTCGCCGACGGCCACGAGCCGATGGAGCGTTCGGGGCGGTCAGGGGGTACCGTCGGCGTGGCGTTGGGCGAGCAGCCTCGACCGCCGGCACCGGTGGGGGAAGATGTGGTCATGGAGGGCGGAGTGCGATGAGCGCGGAAGATCTCGAGAAGTACGAGACCGAGATGGAGCTTCAGCTCTACCGGGAGTACCGCGACATTGTCCGCCAGTTCTCCTACGTGGTGGAGACCGAACGTCGGTTTTACCTGGCCAACCAGGTCGACCTGCACGTGCGCAACTCCGACGGCGAGGTCTACTTCGAGGTCGAGATGCACGACGCCTGGGTGTGGGACATGTACCGCCCTGCCCGGTTCGTCAAGAACGTCCGGGTGATGACGTTCAAGGACGTCAACGTGGAGGAGTTGGAGAAGCCGGACATCTCCCTTCCCGCCGACTCCGGCTTCGGCAGCTGACCCCACCCACCCGATCCCCGACCGTCCGCCCACCGCCCTCGGCAGCCCGTCCGGTGTGGTCGCCACCGGCAGGCCGCGCCGCTGCCCGGTACCGTGACCCGGGCGTCCTCGCCGGCCCGGAGCACCTCACCCTGTTCGACGGCGCGGCGTTCCACAGTGGTCAGTGGGCGCTTGCGGTGCGTCGCTCGGCCGGCGGACCCCGACACCGGTCAGGTCACCGGACGAACTCGAACATGCTCACCCCGGGCGGCAGCGGGCGGGGCGGCCCGGTGTGACGGTGCGTCCCCACCGCGCTGGGGAACGTCGGGCCGGTGAGGGACAGCAACGCGAACCCCTCCTCGGCGAACCAGTCGCAGATCGCCGGGACGAGATCCGGCGCGTTCCGGTGCCGGGTCCAGACGACGGTGCCGCCGGTCGCGCAGAGCGGCCCGCAGTGTCGGACCACCGCTCGGACGTCGGCGTCGGTCATGTTGCCGAAGAGGCCGCAGACCAGGACGATCTCGGCCGGTACGAGGTCCGCCCAGACGTCGGTACGCGCGGCGTCGTCCCGTACCACCTCGACCCGGGTGAGCCCGGCGGCCCGGACGGCTTCGGCAGCCAGTTCGGCGTTCCGCGGATCCAGCTCGACCAGCCGGGCCGTGACGTCCGCCCGCCGGGGATGCTCCGCCAGTACGGGGATCAGGTCCCGGCCCTGCCCGGCGCAGAGGCTGAGCGC contains:
- a CDS encoding NUDIX hydrolase is translated as MTAPTPRRAARVLLVDAAGRVLLFHATDPGRPDFRYWFTPGGGLDPGEEPATGAARELAEETGLRLAPADLGPPVWQETVEFPFDGVWYRQEQEFFLVRVPTWEVDTTGFDDIERASVTGHRWWRRDELAATTERYYPVDLPAVLTRVLGGEAGC
- a CDS encoding ribonuclease HII, producing the protein MLTPPRTVVRRDAGLYALERALQRRGFRHVAGADEAGRGACAGPLVAAAALLPEGRRGEIDGLADSKLLTPASRERVYEEVVARALAYAVVVIPADEVDARGLHVCNLAAMRRALASLTTRPEYVLTDGFPVDGLEVPGLAVWKGDRVAACVAAASVLAKVTRDRLMVELDGRYPGYGFAEHKGYITAEHTAALREHGPCAEHRFSYVNVAAVSGRDGRPPRSRRPVVADGHEPMERSGRSGGTVGVALGEQPRPPAPVGEDVVMEGGVR
- a CDS encoding DUF2469 domain-containing protein, with the translated sequence MSAEDLEKYETEMELQLYREYRDIVRQFSYVVETERRFYLANQVDLHVRNSDGEVYFEVEMHDAWVWDMYRPARFVKNVRVMTFKDVNVEELEKPDISLPADSGFGS
- a CDS encoding class I SAM-dependent methyltransferase family protein, with translation MDRDWHAWHADYDDPDSPLSHRLTEVRRQVGAALDRAPAGPLRALSLCAGQGRDLIPVLAEHPRRADVTARLVELDPRNAELAAEAVRAAGLTRVEVVRDDAARTDVWADLVPAEIVLVCGLFGNMTDADVRAVVRHCGPLCATGGTVVWTRHRNAPDLVPAICDWFAEEGFALLSLTGPTFPSAVGTHRHTGPPRPLPPGVSMFEFVR